The sequence CCCGGCCCGCTTCGCCGATCCGGACGCCATCCGCCTGGACCGGCCCCCGGGCGCCCACCTCGCCTTCGGCGGCGGGGTGCACCGCTGCATCGGCGCAGCGCTCGCCCGCGCGCAGACCGCCGTCGCCGTGCGGACGCTGCTCCGCCTGGCGCCCGGCTTCCGCGCCCTCCAGCCGCTGTCGACGGTGCGCCACACGGCGGCGGGGATCCAGCAGCTGGTGATCGAGCGATGATGCGCGCCGCACCGGTCCCGCCCGACCTGCTGGAGCAGATCCGCCAGAAGGAGCGGGAGCTGGAATCCCTGCGCAGCGGGCGGGCCGCCTGGGAGGGCGCCTACGAGCGAGCCGCCAAGCGCGACGACAGCTTCACCAGCGTGAGCGGGGTGGAGGTGGAGCCGCTCTACACCCCGCTGGACCGCCCCGAGCCGTCTCCCGGGGAGGCGCGTTACTACAACGAGAAGGTGGGGCTCCCGGGCGACTTCCCGTTCACGCGCGGGCCGTACGGCACCATGTACCGCACGCGGCTCTGGACGATGCGCCAGGCGGCGGGCTTCGGCACCGTGGAAGAGAGCGCCGCGCGCTACAGGTACCTGCTCGACCGCGGCCAGACCGGCCTCTCCGTCGTGTTCGACTTCCCCACGCTGATGGGCTACGACAGCGACCATCCGCGCTCGCTGGGTGAGGTGGGCAGGTGCGGCGTGGCCATCTCGTCGCTCGACGACATGGAGACGCTCTTCGCCGGGATTCCGCTGGACCAGGTCTCGGTGTCGATGACCATCAACGGGCCGGCCATCATCCTCTTCGCCTTCTACATGGTGGCGGCGGAGAAGCAGGGCGTCCCCTTCCACAAGCTGCGCGGCACCGTCC comes from Longimicrobium sp. and encodes:
- a CDS encoding methylmalonyl-CoA mutase family protein, with translation MMRAAPVPPDLLEQIRQKERELESLRSGRAAWEGAYERAAKRDDSFTSVSGVEVEPLYTPLDRPEPSPGEARYYNEKVGLPGDFPFTRGPYGTMYRTRLWTMRQAAGFGTVEESAARYRYLLDRGQTGLSVVFDFPTLMGYDSDHPRSLGEVGRCGVAISSLDDMETLFAGIPLDQVSVSMTINGPAIILFAFYMVAAEKQGVPFHKLRGTVQNDILKEYQAQHAWVYPPEPALRLVIDMFEWASKNAPRYNPISISGYHIREAGATAVQELAYTLRNGFEYVERGVARGMDVDDFAPRLSFFWDVHNDFFEEIAKFRAGRRIWARHLRDKYGSKNPESWRLRTHAQTAGVTLTAQQPENNIVRVAYQAMAAVLGGTQSLHT